The proteins below are encoded in one region of Verrucomicrobiia bacterium:
- a CDS encoding ABC transporter permease subunit: MTFLPIVDRELRVAARRRSTYWLRSGIALAVIIIGTWIYVMWRREPPAALSMVMFVALTIIAQLFCLGAGARATADCLAEEKRDGTLGLLFLTDLRGFDVVAGKLVASSLNTFYGLVAILPMLAIPLLMGGVTAVEFWRVTAVLLNTLFFSLAAGMLASALTKSARNAAGLCMFIVLGFAGLLPLMGAILAGYYNWQQPPQMLLIPSPGYAFFLAFAATYRGHAGEFLNSLAFTHGLAWLFLVLSCAIVPRSWQDKAATVARLRWRDRWLRWTLGDSKERKAFRQRLLDVNAFFWLAARSRLKPALVWAVIGVLGCGWIWGWLKFKDDWTNPATYIATAILLNTILKGWFAGEVCAQLAEDRRIGALELLLSTPLDVADILRGQFLALCRQFLWPVVTVISLEVVFLMVGLTSRDVRGDEGSWLLTWLCGLIMLVADLAALFYVGLWQSLTARNANRANTAAVVRILALPWILYAGFLMFIAIASFSGPGPNVAEGFFIIAWLVIGLAVDALFGMHAKSRLEMEFRARATARYTPPPSLWQRLFGSGTNTPTDS; this comes from the coding sequence ATGACGTTTCTGCCCATTGTTGACCGCGAATTGCGCGTGGCCGCCCGCCGCCGCAGCACGTATTGGCTGCGGTCCGGCATTGCGCTGGCCGTCATCATCATCGGCACCTGGATTTACGTGATGTGGCGGCGCGAGCCGCCGGCTGCCCTGAGCATGGTGATGTTCGTGGCGCTCACCATCATTGCCCAACTGTTCTGCCTTGGCGCCGGCGCGCGGGCCACGGCGGATTGTCTGGCCGAGGAGAAGCGCGACGGCACGCTGGGCCTGCTGTTCCTGACGGACCTGCGCGGCTTCGATGTGGTGGCGGGCAAGCTGGTGGCCAGCTCGCTGAACACGTTTTACGGGCTGGTGGCCATCCTGCCGATGCTGGCCATCCCGCTGCTCATGGGCGGCGTGACCGCGGTGGAATTCTGGCGCGTCACCGCGGTGCTGCTGAACACGCTGTTCTTTTCGCTCGCCGCCGGCATGCTCGCCTCCGCATTGACGAAATCCGCGCGCAACGCCGCCGGGTTGTGCATGTTCATCGTGCTCGGCTTCGCCGGGCTGCTGCCACTGATGGGCGCCATCCTCGCCGGCTATTACAACTGGCAGCAGCCGCCGCAGATGCTGCTGATTCCCAGCCCAGGCTACGCGTTCTTTCTCGCGTTTGCCGCCACTTACCGCGGACATGCCGGCGAATTCCTGAACTCGCTTGCCTTCACCCACGGGCTCGCCTGGCTGTTTCTGGTGTTGTCGTGCGCGATTGTGCCGCGTTCGTGGCAGGACAAGGCGGCCACGGTCGCCCGCCTGCGCTGGCGCGACCGCTGGCTGCGCTGGACGCTCGGTGACAGCAAGGAACGCAAGGCCTTCCGTCAACGGCTGCTGGATGTGAACGCGTTCTTCTGGCTGGCAGCGCGCTCGCGCTTGAAACCCGCGCTGGTCTGGGCGGTCATTGGCGTGCTGGGCTGCGGCTGGATTTGGGGCTGGCTGAAGTTTAAGGACGACTGGACGAACCCGGCAACTTACATCGCCACCGCGATTCTGCTGAACACGATTCTCAAGGGCTGGTTTGCCGGCGAAGTGTGCGCGCAACTGGCCGAGGACCGGCGGATCGGCGCCCTCGAACTGCTGTTGTCCACGCCGCTGGACGTGGCGGACATTTTGCGCGGGCAGTTCCTCGCCCTCTGCCGCCAATTCCTCTGGCCGGTGGTGACGGTGATTTCCCTGGAGGTGGTTTTCCTCATGGTGGGGCTGACCAGCCGCGACGTGCGCGGCGACGAAGGCAGCTGGTTGCTCACCTGGTTGTGCGGCCTGATCATGCTCGTGGCCGACCTGGCGGCGCTGTTCTACGTGGGGCTGTGGCAAAGTCTCACCGCGCGCAACGCCAATCGCGCCAACACCGCCGCGGTCGTGCGCATTCTCGCGCTGCCGTGGATTCTTTACGCCGGCTTCCTGATGTTCATCGCCATCGCCAGTTTCTCGGGACCGGGCCCGAATGTGGCCGAGGGATTTTTCATCATCGCGTGGCTGGTCATCGGCCTGGCGGTGGATGCGCTGTTTGGGATGCACGCCAAGTCCCGGCTCGAAATGGAATTCCGGGCGCGGGCCACCGCGCGCTACACGCCGCCGCCCTCGTTGTGGCAGCGCCTGTTTGGTTCCGGCACGAACACGCCAACGGATTCCTGA
- a CDS encoding ABC transporter permease subunit — translation MTLLPIVGRELRVAAFRRSTWWLRAIVAGFAVMACLQWFNARLVAVSPAQVGRGSFNMLSMLGLVLAFSASLLTADCISRERREGTLGLLFLTSLKGLDVVLGKYVVTGLVAFYALLGLAPLLMLPLVAGGVTGGEVARMALVLLTTLLLALAVGLLISVHSHSQFHAMIGALGVLTGLTLGPLVLGAATFLWLRVPLFFFSPIGAFLSARAANYTADPLTYWSALGSTFLETILFLLAAHHALARNWRKIHLTRALKARAPAMRRLVGATRVVLLNRANRRRAFAPVARAMLRLPGQRKLAWLAAGISFLGSLASVFAILRYGSALAGAGFALAFALTSQGLFAFVASRFLFEARQSGELELLLVTPVGARGILREQRLALVRLLRGPLYLVLGGAILVIVGFIQASPHHEIMQLLSGGCATADTVLGILAVGMASLWLATRLHSSFAIVGGAVALVTVAPFAVLCLLPTLLSGSALGLQIWTFLAPPLLVVKDVLFIGWASERLHREFRTRDRRWRERLLNWIRASPNHPPPALQHNCP, via the coding sequence ATGACCTTGCTCCCCATCGTAGGACGCGAACTGCGCGTGGCGGCTTTTCGCCGGAGCACCTGGTGGTTGCGCGCGATCGTCGCGGGCTTCGCCGTCATGGCGTGCCTGCAATGGTTCAACGCCCGGCTGGTCGCGGTGAGTCCTGCGCAGGTGGGCCGCGGCTCGTTCAACATGCTTTCCATGCTGGGCCTCGTCCTGGCCTTCAGCGCCTCCCTCCTCACCGCGGACTGCATCAGCCGCGAACGCCGGGAGGGAACGCTGGGGCTGCTGTTCCTGACGTCGTTGAAGGGGCTGGATGTCGTGCTCGGCAAATACGTCGTGACCGGGCTGGTGGCCTTCTACGCCCTGCTGGGTCTGGCGCCGCTGCTGATGCTTCCGCTGGTGGCCGGCGGCGTGACCGGCGGCGAAGTGGCGCGCATGGCGCTGGTTCTGTTGACCACGCTGTTGCTGGCGCTGGCCGTGGGACTTTTGATTTCCGTGCATTCGCACAGTCAATTTCACGCCATGATCGGCGCGCTGGGCGTGCTGACCGGCCTGACCCTGGGACCGCTGGTGTTGGGCGCAGCGACCTTCCTGTGGCTTCGCGTGCCGTTGTTTTTCTTCAGCCCGATCGGCGCGTTCCTTTCCGCCCGGGCCGCAAACTACACGGCCGATCCGCTGACGTATTGGAGCGCGCTGGGTAGCACGTTCCTCGAAACAATCCTGTTCCTGCTCGCCGCCCACCACGCGCTGGCACGCAACTGGCGGAAGATTCATCTGACGCGGGCCTTGAAGGCCAGGGCGCCGGCGATGCGCCGGCTGGTGGGCGCCACCCGCGTGGTGCTGCTCAACCGCGCGAACCGGCGCCGCGCCTTCGCACCGGTGGCGCGGGCAATGTTGCGACTGCCCGGCCAGCGCAAACTGGCGTGGCTGGCGGCGGGCATTTCCTTTCTTGGTTCGCTGGCCAGCGTGTTTGCCATCCTCCGGTATGGTTCCGCGCTGGCGGGCGCCGGCTTTGCGCTCGCGTTTGCGCTGACCAGCCAGGGGTTGTTTGCCTTCGTGGCGAGCCGGTTCCTGTTTGAAGCCCGGCAGAGCGGCGAATTGGAATTGTTGCTGGTAACGCCGGTCGGCGCGCGCGGCATTCTCCGCGAACAACGGCTCGCACTGGTCCGGTTGCTCCGTGGGCCGCTTTACCTCGTGCTCGGCGGCGCCATTCTGGTCATCGTGGGGTTCATCCAGGCGTCCCCGCACCACGAAATCATGCAACTGCTGTCGGGTGGCTGCGCCACGGCGGACACGGTGCTGGGCATTCTGGCGGTGGGCATGGCAAGTTTGTGGCTGGCGACGCGTTTGCACAGCTCCTTTGCCATCGTTGGCGGCGCGGTGGCCCTGGTCACCGTGGCGCCCTTTGCTGTCCTCTGTTTGCTGCCCACATTGCTCTCAGGCAGCGCATTGGGACTTCAGATTTGGACGTTCCTCGCGCCGCCGCTGCTGGTGGTGAAAGATGTCCTGTTCATCGGTTGGGCCAGTGAACGGCTGCATCGGGAATTTCGCACGCGCGACCGGCGCTGGCGGGAACGCCTGCTCAACTGGATCCGCGCCTCCCCAAACCATCCCCCACCCGCCCTGCAACACAACTGCCCATGA
- a CDS encoding alpha/beta fold hydrolase: MLVDLRGHGASSGERIFFGVREANDLRELLDELTRHAAAPAPVAVLGESYGAALALRWKATDPRVGRVVAIAPYAMLSNAVLNICAEYAPCLPRIFPRAGLKQLPRILGVGPAELNPIDVLARDPVAALFIAGAEDDIAPPADVCALFARAAPRSTLLTIAGATHETVPYHFDELVQPVLDWLADQRTSKPNDR, translated from the coding sequence GTGCTGGTGGATTTGCGCGGCCACGGCGCCTCGAGCGGCGAACGAATTTTCTTCGGGGTGCGGGAAGCCAATGACTTGCGCGAATTGCTGGACGAACTCACCCGGCACGCGGCCGCGCCCGCACCCGTGGCGGTGCTCGGGGAATCCTACGGCGCCGCGCTCGCGCTGCGGTGGAAGGCCACGGACCCGCGGGTCGGACGCGTCGTCGCCATCGCGCCATACGCCATGCTGTCCAATGCAGTGCTGAACATTTGCGCGGAGTATGCACCGTGCCTGCCGCGCATTTTTCCCAGGGCCGGCCTGAAACAACTGCCGCGCATTCTCGGAGTCGGGCCGGCGGAATTGAATCCGATCGATGTGCTGGCGCGCGACCCCGTGGCGGCGTTGTTCATCGCCGGCGCCGAAGACGACATTGCGCCGCCGGCCGACGTGTGCGCCTTGTTCGCCCGGGCCGCGCCGCGCAGCACGCTGCTCACGATTGCCGGGGCAACCCACGAAACCGTGCCGTATCACTTCGATGAACTCGTGCAGCCTGTGTTGGATTGGCTGGCGGACCAGCGAACGTCAAAGCCCAACGACAGATGA
- the pgi gene encoding glucose-6-phosphate isomerase: MKKTQPSLTQRPAWKALTKHQAQMRRVHLRELFARDPQRGERLTAEAAGLFLDYSKNRVTSETIKLLLRLAKESDLSGKLRAMFRGDKINVTENRAVLHVALRAPKTAKIFVDGRNVVPEVHAVLDKMAAFARRVRSGAWKGHTGKRIRNLVNIGIGGSDLGPVMAYEALKHYSDRRLVFRFVSNVDGIDFVEATRDLDPAETLFIVSSKTFTTQETMTNAGSARDWLLKGLGGNKKAVARHFVAVSTNAEKVSAFGIDTANMFGFWDWVGGRYSMDSAIGLSTMLAIGPEDFRALLKGFHAMDEHFRTAPLERNLPVLMALLSLWNTNFLGAETIAVLPYENYLKRFPAYLQQLTMESNGKSITLAGRQVNYQTGPVYWGEPGTNGQHSFYQLIHQGTRLIPCDFIAFAKALTPLGRHHDLLLANVLAQAEALAFGKTTAEVKAEGTPAWLVPHRVFEGNRPSNLILADRLTPEILGALVALYEHIVFTQGAIWNVNPFDQWGVELGKALAQRIVPELESKTTPPLQHDSSTNNLIRRYRKLKAGR; the protein is encoded by the coding sequence ATGAAAAAGACCCAGCCCTCGTTGACCCAGCGCCCCGCCTGGAAAGCCCTGACGAAACATCAGGCGCAAATGCGTCGTGTGCACTTGCGTGAACTGTTCGCCCGCGACCCGCAACGGGGCGAACGTCTGACCGCCGAAGCCGCCGGCTTGTTTCTCGACTACTCCAAAAATCGCGTCACCAGCGAAACGATCAAATTGCTTCTGCGCCTCGCCAAAGAATCGGATTTAAGCGGCAAACTGCGCGCCATGTTCCGCGGCGATAAAATCAATGTCACCGAAAACCGCGCCGTCCTGCATGTCGCGTTGCGCGCGCCGAAAACGGCAAAAATTTTCGTGGACGGGCGGAACGTCGTGCCGGAGGTCCACGCCGTGCTCGACAAGATGGCCGCCTTCGCCCGGCGCGTTCGCAGCGGCGCGTGGAAGGGACACACGGGCAAGCGCATTCGCAATCTCGTGAACATCGGCATTGGCGGCTCGGACCTCGGCCCCGTCATGGCGTATGAAGCGCTCAAACATTACAGCGACCGCCGGCTCGTGTTCCGCTTCGTTTCCAACGTGGACGGCATCGATTTCGTCGAGGCCACGCGCGATCTGGATCCGGCCGAAACGCTGTTCATCGTTTCCTCCAAAACATTCACCACGCAGGAGACGATGACCAATGCCGGCAGTGCGCGTGACTGGTTGTTGAAGGGGCTGGGCGGCAATAAAAAAGCCGTGGCCAGGCACTTTGTCGCCGTTTCCACCAACGCGGAAAAAGTCTCCGCCTTCGGCATCGACACTGCCAACATGTTCGGCTTTTGGGACTGGGTGGGCGGACGTTACTCGATGGATTCGGCGATTGGTCTGTCCACGATGCTGGCCATCGGACCGGAGGATTTTCGCGCGCTGCTGAAGGGCTTTCACGCCATGGACGAGCATTTCCGCACGGCTCCGCTGGAACGCAATCTCCCCGTGCTGATGGCCCTGCTGAGCCTCTGGAACACGAATTTTCTGGGCGCCGAAACCATCGCAGTGCTGCCTTACGAAAACTATCTGAAACGTTTCCCCGCGTATCTCCAGCAGTTGACGATGGAGAGCAACGGCAAATCCATCACGCTGGCCGGGCGCCAGGTGAATTACCAAACCGGCCCGGTTTACTGGGGCGAGCCCGGCACAAACGGCCAGCACTCGTTCTACCAGTTGATTCATCAGGGCACGCGGCTCATTCCGTGCGACTTCATCGCCTTTGCGAAGGCGCTCACGCCGCTCGGGCGCCATCACGATCTCCTGCTGGCCAATGTCCTGGCGCAGGCCGAAGCGCTGGCGTTCGGGAAAACCACCGCCGAAGTCAAAGCCGAAGGCACGCCGGCCTGGCTGGTGCCGCATCGTGTGTTCGAAGGCAATCGCCCATCGAACTTGATTCTTGCCGACCGGCTCACGCCGGAAATCCTCGGCGCGCTGGTGGCGCTTTACGAACACATCGTGTTCACCCAAGGCGCCATCTGGAACGTCAATCCGTTCGACCAATGGGGCGTGGAACTGGGCAAGGCCCTGGCGCAACGCATCGTGCCCGAACTCGAAAGCAAAACCACGCCGCCGCTGCAACACGACAGCTCCACCAACAATCTCATCCGTCGCTATCGCAAGCTGAAAGCCGGCCGCTGA